caatgagatactatctcatgccagtcagaatggcaattattaaaaagttaggaacAACAGATATTGGCCTGGTTGTGGAgagaaaggaacacttttacactgttggtgggggtgtaaattagttcagccattgtggaagacaatgtggcgattcctcaaggatctagaagcagaaataccagccctcttttcctttctccgcCATCGTGGTGTGTTCTTGCCTCCGCTTCTCACCATGTCTTCTCACAAGACTTTCCGGATTAAGCGATTCCTGgccaagaaacag
Above is a genomic segment from Chlorocebus sabaeus isolate Y175 chromosome 1, mChlSab1.0.hap1, whole genome shotgun sequence containing:
- the LOC119626579 gene encoding large ribosomal subunit protein eL39-like, with product MWRFLKDLEAEIPALFSFLRHRGVFLPPLLTMSSHKTFRIKRFLAKKQKQNRPIPQWIRMKTGNKIRYNSKKRHWRRTKLGL